The following coding sequences are from one Diabrotica virgifera virgifera chromosome 2, PGI_DIABVI_V3a window:
- the LOC126880708 gene encoding uncharacterized protein LOC126880708 encodes MGEKQHLEAQMRHVKTLRKQLKAEQKKGAGLIPTKETAKHRVHWDDSLSAFNSRIRTGVISNLKHKDPGSFLSDCKAIFKRRIQNALKNDAAVKVNTTFGGEFEIVQGEKVLNDTKYFTTSNSAIYRDTNLDEWFEEKVMEPITAKLEEFQERDSGWALKAVVNLGVNINKFTPQLGSSFVELPPQIMRKEACVNVKNDDEACFAWAVVSALYPANRDAQRVSKYPHYSKVLNLKSIQFPMTIKQIPNFEKKNNISINVYYLKKNKHFKILPTYLTKSRQTKHVNLLIIQDKYDDAEGPISYHYVWIKNLSRLLSKQLSKEEHKKYFCDRCLHYFRSQETLDKHTIDCLKQNETGINMPDKRNSIVKFKNFKNKVNVPFMVYADLESVLKPTDDPKKPQKHIPAAVGYYFKCSYDDSMSFYRSYRGSNCMEWFADEMNQLAADASTVFLCPYPIHMSTDDERMFQATTYCHICEQRFSIKDKKVRDHNHMIPENNYRGAAHEGCNINYQDTHTIPVVFHNLSGYDAHFVVSSIATRMKGSIDLLPITKEKYISFTKHIDDAQIKFRFIDSFRFMASSLEKLSSYLPKYPNLHAQFSSLPEEQFNLLTKKGIMPYDYIDSFDRFIETCLPPIESFYNNLEDKPCPSRHYRRAQEVWSSFNCSTLGDYVDLYMKTDILLLADVFEQFRSSCLKTYNLDPAHYYTLPGFTWDAMLKHTKQELELLTDQDMHLFVERGIRGGLSQVCSKRRVHANNKYIPTYDLSKPDSYLMYFDVNNQYGWAMSQYLPYGGFEWVDANIDVLSVPDDASDGYFLEVDLDYPHHLHNHHNDIPFCPESLNPKTMKPPSRLRELTKLMATLNPKRKYIIHYRALKQALTHGLVLKRIHRVLKFKQSPWLKSYIELNTELRKNAKNEFEKNLFKLMNNAVFGKTMENVRKRVSIKLVTNWEGRYGAEARISDPLFKNLTIFNENLVAIEMRKDEIWLNKPIFVGMSILDLAKTTIYDFQYGYLADRFGENFTTCYTDTDSVIVEIRGEDPYETMKYDCHKYFDTSDYAADNPYKIPQVNKKIPGLMKDENNGRIMTDYIGLRSKLYTTKVLITDNDITKKRKMLHNDEYDEDEIGAIIRNLGVTKKAKGVKMCVVQNKITFDDYVKCLDSYQSMSIQQKLIRSINHDVYSMVQDKIGLNSNDDKRCKVPDTYNTLAWGHYSINAAPMDVE; translated from the coding sequence ATGGGAGAGAAGCAGCACCTCGAAGCCCAGATGAGGCACGTGAAAACGTTGAGAAAGCAACTGAAGGCCGAACAAAAGAAGGGAGCGGGACTGATTCCTACAAAGGAGACTGCAAAGCATAGGGTACATTGGGATGACTCTTTATCAGCATTCAACTCAAGAATTCGGACTGGAGTCATCTCAAACCTAAAACACAAGGATCCTGGCAGCTTTCTAAGCGATTGTAAGGCCATATTTAAACGGAGAATCCAAAATGCCCTAAAAAATGACGCTGCAGTGAAAGTTAACACGACATTCGGAGGAGAGTTTGAAATCGTTCAGGGAGAAAAAGTGCTTAACGATACAAAATATTTTACTACTTCAAACTCAGCCATATATCGAGACACAAATCTTGATGAATGGTTTGAAGAGAAAGTAATGGAACCTATCACAGCAAAATTGGAGGAATTCCAAGAGCGTGATAGTGGCTGGGCACTAAAAGCTGTTGTTAACCTGGGGGTCAACATCAACAAGTTTACCCCACAGCTCGGATCCTCATTCGTTGAACTTCCTCCACAGATTATGAGAAAAGAAGCATGCGTAAATGTCAAAAATGATGATGAGGCATGCTTTGCATGGGCTGTAGTTAGTGCTTTGTATCCTGCTAACAGAGATGCTCAAAGAGTATCCAAATATCCACACTATTCAAAAGTATTGAATTTAAAAAGCATTCAGTTTCCAATGACTATAAAACAAATTCCTAACTTTGAAAAGAAAAACAATATTTCGATAAACGTATAttacctaaaaaaaaataaacattttaagatCCTCCCAACGTACCTTACAAAAAGTAGACAAACTAAACATGTAAACCTGCTTATAATCCAAGATAAATATGACGATGCAGAAGGCCCCATTAGTTACCACTATGTGTGGATTAAAAATTTATCACGCCTCCTCTCTAAACAGTTAAGTAAAGAAGAGCATAAAAAATATTTCTGTGACCGTTGCCTGCATTACTTCCGCTCACAAGAAACATTAGATAAACATACAATAGACTGCTTAAAACAAAATGAGACTGGTATCAATATGCCTGATAAGAGAAACAGCATAgtaaagtttaaaaattttaaaaataaagtaaatgtcCCATTCATGGTATATGCGGATTTGGAGAGCGTTCTAAAACCTACCGATGATCCGAAAAAACCTCAAAAGCATATACCTGCTGCCGTTGGGTATTACTTTAAATGTTCCTATGATGATTCTATGTCATTTTATCGCTCCTATCGTGGTTCAAATTGCATGGAATGGTTTGCTGATGAAATGAATCAGCTTGCAGCGGATGCCTCCACCGTATTTCTTTGTCCATATCCGATCCATATGTCTACAGATGATGAGCGAATGTTTCAGGCTACTACTTACTGTCATATATGTGAGCAACGCTTTtctattaaagataaaaaagtccGAGACCATAATCACATGATTCCGGAAAACAATTATCGAGGGGCCGCTCACGAAGGGTGTAACATCAATTATCAAGACACCCACACCATTCCAGTGGTCTTCCATAATTTGAGCGGATATGACGCGCATTTTGTCGTTTCCAGCATTGCTACACGCATGAAAGGCTCCATTGATCTTCTTCCTATCACTAAGgaaaaatatatatcatttaCTAAACACATTGATGATGCTCAAATTAAATTTCGTTTCATCGATAGTTTTCGATTCATGGCTTCTTCTCTTGAGAAACTTTCTTCGTATTTGCCCAAATATCCAAATCTTCATGCTCAATTTTCATCTCTTCCCGAGGAGCAGTTCAATCTTCTTACTAAAAAGGGAATCATGCCATATGATTATATTGATTCATTCGATCGCTTCATTGAAACATGTCTACCGCCTATAGAGTCTTTTTATAATAACCTTGAGGATAAACCATGTCCTAGTCGACATTATCGTAGAGCCCAAGAAGTCTGGTCATCCTTCAATTGTTCCACTCTTGGCGATTATGTAGATCTCTACATGAAGACAGACATTCTTCTTCTAGCAGATGTCTTTGAACAATTTCGTTCTAGTTGCCTTAAAACTTATAATCTTGACCCTGCTCATTATTACACTTTACCTGGCTTCACGTGGGATGCTATGCTGAAACATACGAAGCAGGAACTTGAACTTTTAACTGATCAAGATATGCATTTGTTTGTCGAGCGCGGAATCCGCGGAGGACTTAGTCAAGTTTGCTCGAAACGTCGCGTTCATGCTAACAATAAGTATATACCCACTTACGATTTATCTAAACCCGATTCATACCTTATGTACTTCGACGTTAATAATCAATACGGCTGGGCGATGTCACAATATCTTCCATATGGTGGTTTCGAGTGGGTTGATGCTAACATCGATGTCTTGTCGGTTCCTGACGATGCTTCTGATGGGTACTTCCTCGAGGTTGATTTAGATTACCCCCACCATCTCCACAATCATCATAATGATATCCCGTTCTGTCCAGAATCTCTAAATCCGAAAACTATGAAACCACCTTCACGACTAAGAGAACTTACTAAATTAATGGCCACCTTAAACCCCAAAAGAAAATATATAATACACTATCGAGCTCTTAAGCAAGCATTAACTCATGGCTTAGTACTGAAGAGGATACATCGAGTTTTAAAATTCAAACAATCCCCTTGGCTGAAGTCGTACATAGAGCTTAATACTGAACTTCGAAAAAATGCTAAGAATGAGTTTGaaaaaaacctttttaagttAATGAACAACGCTGTCTTCGGCAAGACCATGGAGAACGTGCGCAAGAGAGTATCCATTAAACTTGTGACAAACTGGGAGGGTCGGTATGGCGCAGAAGCACGAATTAGTGATccattgtttaaaaatttaactaTTTTCAATGAAAATTTAGTGGCAATCGAGATGAGAAAAGATGAAATTTGGCTAAATAAACCTATATTTGTTGGAATGAGCATCTTGGATTTGGCTAAAACCACGATATATGACTTTCAGTATGGTTATTTAGCCGATAGATTTGGAGAAAACTTCACGACTTGCTACACGGACACTGATTCAGTAATAGTAGAGATACGAGGAGAAGATCCATATGAGACGATGAAATATGACTGCCACAAGTATTTCGATACATCTGACTACGCTGCAGACAATCCATATAAGATTCCCCAGGTTAACAAAAAAATTCCAGGCTTGATGAAAGATGAGAATAATGGTCGCATTATGACTGACTACATAGGGTTGAGATCTAAATTGTATACAACAAAAGTTCTAATTACAGATAATGACATTACAAAGAAACGAAAAATGCTACATAATGATGAGTATGATGAGGATGAAATTGGGGCGATAATCAGAAATTTAGGCGTGACAAAGAAAGCCAAGGGGGTTAAAATGTGTGTGGttcaaaataaaataacttttgatGATTACGTTAAATGTCTAGATTCATATCAATCTATGTCGATTCAGCAAAAATTAATAAGATCTATTAATCATGATGTATACTCCATGGTTCAAGATAAAATAGGCCTTAACTCAAACGACGACAAAAGGTGTAAAGTTCCAGACACCTACAATACATTAGCCTGGGGACATTACTCTATAAATGCTGCACCCATGGATGTTGAATAA